One Actinomycetes bacterium genomic region harbors:
- a CDS encoding GlsB/YeaQ/YmgE family stress response membrane protein has protein sequence MDINGLFSGLFAAIVVGGLGRLLVRGYRPVGCLLTLLIGLVGAGVGLAVGSKLGWGFWLTFATQVVVAALLVLPFTLGTRDRDW, from the coding sequence ATGGACATCAACGGCCTGTTCTCCGGCCTGTTCGCAGCGATCGTCGTCGGCGGGCTCGGCCGGCTGCTGGTCCGCGGCTACCGGCCGGTGGGCTGCCTGCTCACCCTGCTCATCGGGCTGGTCGGTGCCGGTGTGGGCCTGGCCGTCGGGTCGAAGCTCGGGTGGGGGTTCTGGCTGACCTTTGCCACTCAGGTGGTCGTGGCTGCCCTCCTCGTCCTCCCGTTCACCCTCGGCACCCGCGACCGTGACTGGTGA
- the treY gene encoding malto-oligosyltrehalose synthase, with amino-acid sequence MSDDAAATPHQPTRWRLPSRGRPLPTATYRLQLRSGFGFVQVAELADYLAALGVSHAYLSPVLQAVPGSPHGYDVVDHSRLSEELGGAQAYDGMAGRLDSLGLGVVADVVPNHMAVPTPASLNVVLWSVLRDGPASLYADWFDVDWAAQQSALLLPVLGQRIGDCLDAVEITVDRDGPEPVVRYHEHVFPVRPGTADLPLPQLLDEQFYRLAYWRVGDEELNYRRFFDVDTLAAVRVENPAVFAESHALLLALVNEGKLDGLRVDHPDGLADPRTYLERLAGATRGSWVVVEKILQDGEELPEDWDCAGTTGYDALRRVGGLFVDPAGAAPLRALHQRLTGLPDDLAAVEEDAKRLVATTSLSAEVSRLVELAAAVCADDVRLRDHTRAGVRTALEELIVALPVYRAYVVPGEQPPPASVELLERAATVARERAPERAAEVDLVLALALGRLGRDRRRDEFVVRFQQTCGPVMAKGVEDTAFYRWAPLAALNEVGGDPAGFGVSPADFHRACERQAAGWPGTMTTLSTHDTKRSEDVRARLAVLSEVPEAWAETVGTWQQLSASLRPGTGVPDGVTENLLWQTLVGAWPVSAERLAPYLTKAMREARLVTSWQQPDEDVEKAVAGFVAAVLEHPGLVSSLEELVASIALPAAVNTLGQKLVQLGMPGVPDVYQGNELHDLSLVDPDNRRPVDYGRRRELLSALDDGAPVGDLETTDGLDRAKLLVTSRLLRLRRDRSHWFGPDSGYRALTLDGERAGHGVAFARGEAVLLATRLPVGLARAGGWGDARLHLPDGDWTELMADRPVPGGTVRVADLLASLPVAVLVPRSHDQEG; translated from the coding sequence GTGAGCGACGACGCCGCAGCGACGCCCCACCAGCCGACCCGGTGGCGGCTGCCCTCGCGCGGCCGGCCGCTGCCCACCGCCACCTACCGGCTGCAGCTGCGGTCCGGGTTCGGCTTCGTGCAGGTCGCCGAGCTGGCCGACTATCTGGCAGCGCTGGGCGTCTCGCACGCCTACCTGTCCCCCGTCCTCCAGGCGGTGCCCGGCTCGCCGCACGGCTACGACGTGGTCGACCACAGCCGCCTGTCCGAGGAGCTCGGCGGCGCCCAGGCGTACGACGGCATGGCCGGCCGGCTGGACTCGCTCGGCCTGGGCGTGGTCGCCGACGTCGTGCCCAATCACATGGCGGTGCCCACCCCCGCCTCGCTCAACGTGGTGCTCTGGTCGGTGCTTCGGGACGGTCCGGCGTCCCTCTACGCCGACTGGTTCGACGTCGACTGGGCGGCCCAGCAGAGCGCCCTGCTGCTGCCGGTGCTCGGCCAGCGCATCGGTGACTGCCTGGACGCCGTCGAGATCACCGTGGACCGCGACGGGCCGGAACCGGTCGTCCGGTACCACGAGCACGTGTTCCCCGTCCGGCCCGGTACCGCCGACCTACCACTGCCGCAGCTGCTGGACGAGCAGTTCTACCGGCTGGCGTACTGGCGGGTCGGCGACGAGGAGCTCAACTACCGCCGGTTCTTCGACGTTGACACGCTGGCCGCCGTCCGGGTGGAGAACCCCGCGGTGTTCGCCGAGAGCCACGCGCTGCTGCTGGCGCTGGTCAACGAGGGCAAGCTGGACGGGCTGCGCGTGGACCACCCGGACGGCCTGGCCGACCCCCGCACCTACCTGGAGCGGCTGGCCGGGGCCACTCGAGGCTCCTGGGTCGTGGTGGAGAAGATCCTGCAGGACGGCGAGGAGCTTCCCGAGGACTGGGACTGCGCCGGGACCACCGGGTACGACGCGCTGCGCCGGGTCGGCGGGCTGTTCGTGGACCCGGCAGGAGCCGCGCCGCTGCGGGCGCTGCACCAGCGGCTGACCGGGCTCCCCGACGACCTGGCCGCCGTCGAGGAGGACGCCAAGCGGCTGGTGGCCACCACCTCGCTGAGTGCCGAGGTCAGCCGTCTGGTCGAGCTGGCGGCCGCTGTCTGCGCCGATGACGTGCGGCTGCGCGACCACACCAGGGCCGGGGTCCGGACGGCGCTGGAGGAGCTCATCGTGGCGCTGCCGGTGTACCGCGCCTACGTCGTCCCCGGGGAGCAGCCGCCACCCGCCTCGGTCGAGCTGCTCGAGCGGGCCGCAACGGTGGCCCGGGAGCGGGCGCCCGAGCGGGCCGCGGAGGTCGACCTGGTGCTCGCGCTGGCCCTGGGCCGACTGGGCCGCGACCGCAGGCGCGACGAGTTCGTCGTCCGGTTCCAGCAGACCTGCGGGCCGGTCATGGCCAAGGGGGTCGAGGACACCGCCTTCTACCGCTGGGCCCCGCTCGCCGCACTCAACGAGGTCGGCGGCGACCCGGCCGGCTTCGGCGTCTCGCCAGCGGACTTCCACCGCGCCTGCGAGCGACAGGCGGCCGGCTGGCCGGGGACCATGACCACGCTGTCCACCCACGACACCAAGCGGTCGGAGGACGTGCGGGCGCGGCTCGCGGTGCTCTCCGAGGTGCCGGAGGCATGGGCTGAGACGGTCGGCACATGGCAGCAGCTGAGCGCGTCGCTGCGTCCCGGGACGGGCGTCCCGGACGGCGTCACCGAGAACCTGCTGTGGCAGACCCTGGTGGGCGCCTGGCCGGTCAGTGCCGAGCGGCTGGCCCCGTACCTGACCAAGGCCATGCGCGAGGCCCGGCTGGTCACCTCCTGGCAGCAGCCGGACGAGGACGTGGAGAAGGCGGTGGCCGGATTCGTCGCCGCGGTGCTCGAACACCCGGGTCTGGTCTCCAGCCTCGAGGAGCTGGTGGCCAGCATCGCGTTGCCGGCAGCGGTGAACACCCTGGGCCAGAAGCTGGTCCAGCTGGGCATGCCGGGGGTGCCCGACGTCTACCAGGGCAACGAGCTGCACGACCTGTCCTTGGTGGACCCGGACAACCGGCGTCCGGTCGACTACGGGCGCCGCCGCGAGCTGCTGTCGGCCCTCGACGACGGCGCCCCTGTCGGCGACTTGGAGACCACGGACGGCCTGGACCGGGCCAAGCTGCTGGTCACCTCCCGGCTGCTGCGGCTGCGCCGCGACCGGTCGCACTGGTTCGGCCCCGACTCCGGCTACCGCGCACTCACCCTGGACGGCGAGCGGGCCGGGCACGGCGTCGCGTTCGCCCGCGGCGAGGCCGTACTGCTCGCCACCCGGCTGCCGGTGGGGCTGGCCCGCGCCGGCGGCTGGGGAGACGCACGACTGCACCTGCCGGACGGCGACTGGACCGAGCTGATGGCCGACCGACCGGTGCCTGGCGGAACCGTCCGGGTCGCGGACCTGCTCGCGAGCCTGCCGGTCGCCGTGCTCGTCCCCCGCTCCCACGACCAGGAAGGCTGA